The sequence CTCCCGAAAAGTCGCAAATTCTGATAGCGCGACGAGGACGCGCGCCCGCAGGAGGCTGAAGTGACGCAAATGGGCCTTTTTCAACGGTCCCTGGCTGCCAAGCGTCCACAGGTCATCTCCCCTTCACCGCAATATCCATCGGTGACACAGGTCGGTCCGGCTTTAGCAAACAGACCGGGAGCCACTTTTCTTACTTCCAACAGCATGCGTTCGGCCAGACCACGAATCTCCCATTGAGCCCGACTGCAGCAGCGCAACTGAAAAAAATGCAGCAGAGAGCGGGCATTCATGGTCACGAGGATTTTAGTCTCAGTGGCATTTGCCAGACAGTAGCGGGCATCTTCCTGATGTACTCCCATGGCTACCAGTTCGTCATAAGTTGTCCGTATAGAGGCCATCAACGCTTCGAATTTTTGCCGGGCCTCCGGGTTCCGGACTACTGTGGGCGGCAGAATATACTCAAAGTCGTGTTCCTTCACATAGCGCTGGGACTGCTGGGAATAAGAGGCGATTCGGTGCCGGACTAATTGATGGGTTAACACCCGGGACACCCCTTCAATAGCAAACGTAAAATTCACATGTTCCAGAGTGGACAGGTGGCCCAGTTCGACTATTTTGCCCACCAGTTTGCTGATGGCGGCGGGTGACATGGTCTCAGCCAGTTCCTCAGCCCCTACCGGCGAATAACATAAACGGGCAGCCATAGCTACTGTTCGCTCCGGTTCCGGGGTATAACTCATCAGTGCAACCTTGGGTCCTTGCTCTTTCACTATCAATCACCCCGTTTTTTTCTGTCCTGTATTTCCCGGACAATAATATCGAAAGCCTTACCGGCTAATTCTAAAAGTCTCTCTTGGCAGCCACCCAGCCATAAAGAGCCCAGCACCGCCTCAAAACCGGTGCTGTAGCGGTAATCACTGACTGAGGCGCTTTTAGGCACAGTGGACTTCGCGTTGCGTCCACGCTTGAGCACAGCCAATTCGGTTTCGCTTAGTTCATCCTCCAGCCTGTGTACGGCAAAGGCCTGCATGGTTGCCGATACAATTTCAGCGTCATAGGTATGCAGCACCCTGACTTTCTGCCGCTCCGCCCCCAACAGCCTGGTCCGGACATAGAGAGTAAAAAAGGCATCGCCCACATAGGCCAAAACTAACGGCGAAAATTGTTCCGCCGTTAGTGGCTTCCCGGCCTTAAAGACATCATTGTGAGGTTGCTGGAGTTCTCTCAGGGTCTGCTCCATCAGGTTCTGATAATGTGTAAAATTCACCGTTTTTTCCACCTGGCGCCTTGGGGCGAATCTTCCAGAACGATGCCGGCGTCATGGAGCCGGTCCCGGATCTGGTCGGCTGTGGCCCAGTCTTTTTTCTGGCGGGCTTCTTGACGAATAGTGATAATCAGCTGCATCAACTGTTCCACCAGTTCCTGATTCTCATCGCTCCGGGCAGAATTTTCCTGAAGGACACCCAGAGTATCGGCCATAACCTTAAGGGCCTGTTCCGCCTCTTTACATGCCTGCAGGTCACTTCCCACCCTGCCGTTAACCACTTCGTGATGGTAAATATTAATTTCTTTGGCTAAGCCGAACATGACACTGGTTACCAAGGCTGTATTGAAATCGTCATCCATAGCTTCATAAAATTCAGTTTTGGCCCGTTGAGCGGCCTCTGTTAAAGTGTGGGAACCTTCACTGGCTGCCCCGGCAGGAAGTGTTGCCAAATATTTTAGATTTTCCTGGGCTGTTTTCAGTCGCTCCAAGCTGCGGCCGGCTTCCGCCAGGCGTTCGTCGCTAAAATCCAGCGGACTGCGGTAGTGAGTGGAAACGATGAAAAACCGCAGCACTTCCGGCGAAAAGTGGGTCAAAATATCTTTGACCAGGAAGAAGTTTCCCAGAGATTTGCTCATTTTCTCTTCATTTACTGTAATAAAGCCATTATGCAGCCAGTAGTGAACACAGGGTTCCTCGCAGCCGCAAAAAGCTTCGGACTGGGCAATTTCGTTTTCGTGATGGGGGAAGATCAAGTCGCTGCCGCCGCCGTGAAAATCGAAGGATTTTCCAAGGTAATGAAAGGACATTGCCGAGCACTCAATGTGCCAGCCGGGGCGTCCTGGCCCCCAGGGACTGTCCCAGGATGGTTCTCCCGGCTTGACGCTTTTCCACAGGGCGAAATCCATAGGATGCCTTTTTCGCTCGTCCACTTCCACCCGGGCGCCGGCCTTCATATCATCCAGGCTCCGGCCGCTCAGTTTGCCATAATCGTGGAATTTCTCCACACTGTAGTATACATCGCCGTCGGCCAAATAGGCATACCCCTTGTTGATCAGAGTCTGAACCATGTCGATGATCTGGGGCATGTGTTCGGAAACTCTGGGGTATACCGTAGCCCGCCGGATACGGAGCGGATCCATCACTTCAAAATAAGAAGCGATGTAACGGTTGGCGATCACGTCCCAGCTTACCTGCTCGGCATTGGCGGCATTGATGATCTTGTCGTCAACGTCGGTAAAGTTCTGCACATGATACACCTGATAACCCAGATGCTCAAAGTAGCGCCGGATCACATCCCAGGTCACAAAAGGCCTGGCATTGCCGATATGAGGGTGATTATAGGGCGTGACGCCGCACACATACATTTTCACTTTTCCTGGTTCAGAAGGCACGAATTTTCCCTTTTTTTTGGTGAGAGTGTTATACACTTTTAGGGTCATGTTTCTTTAATTCCTCCTCTAGATATACCACCCGTTCTTCCAAACGCCGGATGGTTTGCTGCATCAACGAGAGCATTTCCGCTACAGGATCCGGCAGTCTATCATGACGCAGGTCTATTTTTTCACCGTCCCGGCTGACTATTTTGCCTGGGATGCCAACTACCGTAGATGATGGCGGCACTTCCGACAGTACCACCGAACCGGCGCCAATTTTGGAATTGTCACCTACTTTAAAGGAGCCCAGCACTTTGGCGCCGGTGGCCACCACCACATTATCCCCTATGGTAGGATGCCGTTTGCCTTTCTCCTTGCCGGTGCCGCCCAGGGTAACCCCCTGGTACAGGGTCACATTGTCGCCGACTTCGGCTGTTTCTCCGATTACCACGCCAGTGCCGTGGTCTATGAATAATCCTTCCCCGATTTTGGCTCCGGGATGAATTTCAATGCCGGTCAAAAAACGGGCAAAATTAGAGATGATCCGGGGCAGCAGCACCAGGTCCTTACAGTATAAATAGTGAGCCAGTCTATGAAACCAGAGAACGTGCAGGCCGGGATAACAAAGAACCACTTCCCAGACGCTTTTTGCCGCCGGGT comes from Acetonema longum DSM 6540 and encodes:
- the thyX gene encoding FAD-dependent thymidylate synthase, which translates into the protein MSYTPEPERTVAMAARLCYSPVGAEELAETMSPAAISKLVGKIVELGHLSTLEHVNFTFAIEGVSRVLTHQLVRHRIASYSQQSQRYVKEHDFEYILPPTVVRNPEARQKFEALMASIRTTYDELVAMGVHQEDARYCLANATETKILVTMNARSLLHFFQLRCCSRAQWEIRGLAERMLLEVRKVAPGLFAKAGPTCVTDGYCGEGEMTCGRLAARDR
- the cysS gene encoding cysteine--tRNA ligase — protein: MTLKVYNTLTKKKGKFVPSEPGKVKMYVCGVTPYNHPHIGNARPFVTWDVIRRYFEHLGYQVYHVQNFTDVDDKIINAANAEQVSWDVIANRYIASYFEVMDPLRIRRATVYPRVSEHMPQIIDMVQTLINKGYAYLADGDVYYSVEKFHDYGKLSGRSLDDMKAGARVEVDERKRHPMDFALWKSVKPGEPSWDSPWGPGRPGWHIECSAMSFHYLGKSFDFHGGGSDLIFPHHENEIAQSEAFCGCEEPCVHYWLHNGFITVNEEKMSKSLGNFFLVKDILTHFSPEVLRFFIVSTHYRSPLDFSDERLAEAGRSLERLKTAQENLKYLATLPAGAASEGSHTLTEAAQRAKTEFYEAMDDDFNTALVTSVMFGLAKEINIYHHEVVNGRVGSDLQACKEAEQALKVMADTLGVLQENSARSDENQELVEQLMQLIITIRQEARQKKDWATADQIRDRLHDAGIVLEDSPQGARWKKR
- the cysE gene encoding serine O-acetyltransferase, giving the protein MLERIKKDIQVVFERDPAAKSVWEVVLCYPGLHVLWFHRLAHYLYCKDLVLLPRIISNFARFLTGIEIHPGAKIGEGLFIDHGTGVVIGETAEVGDNVTLYQGVTLGGTGKEKGKRHPTIGDNVVVATGAKVLGSFKVGDNSKIGAGSVVLSEVPPSSTVVGIPGKIVSRDGEKIDLRHDRLPDPVAEMLSLMQQTIRRLEERVVYLEEELKKHDPKSV
- a CDS encoding Mini-ribonuclease 3, which gives rise to MNFTHYQNLMEQTLRELQQPHNDVFKAGKPLTAEQFSPLVLAYVGDAFFTLYVRTRLLGAERQKVRVLHTYDAEIVSATMQAFAVHRLEDELSETELAVLKRGRNAKSTVPKSASVSDYRYSTGFEAVLGSLWLGGCQERLLELAGKAFDIIVREIQDRKKRGD